From Solwaraspora sp. WMMD1047, the proteins below share one genomic window:
- a CDS encoding ribokinase: MQRPRVVVVGSANMDLVVMTPVLPAPGETVFGSEFHQVAGGKGANQAIAASRAGAEAVLLGAIGSDSLGVTLKARIAASGVDVSRLRVVYGASGVALVTVDAAGENTIVVTPGANAALTGLTADELTAVRDAEVLVAQLEIPVQTVTEAALAARDAGTRVVLNATPARRLPAELLAAVDLLVCSVPEARAVLDGAGRPAPDGLPAELLAGLLGVVPRVVLTLGPQGAWYADRELPEPVHVAPVRVEVVDSTAAGDAFTAALAVAWGEGRDLVDAVRWASAAAAGCSRRMGASVALPERTEIEQLYAAGWPQPPGSPSDLLSPGTMET; encoded by the coding sequence GTGCAACGGCCCCGGGTAGTCGTGGTGGGCAGCGCCAACATGGATCTCGTCGTGATGACGCCGGTGCTGCCGGCTCCCGGCGAGACGGTCTTCGGCTCGGAGTTCCATCAGGTCGCCGGCGGAAAGGGCGCCAACCAGGCGATAGCCGCGAGTCGGGCGGGGGCCGAGGCGGTGCTGCTCGGTGCCATCGGCTCCGACTCGTTGGGCGTCACCCTCAAGGCCCGGATCGCCGCGTCCGGAGTGGACGTCAGTCGGCTGCGGGTGGTGTACGGAGCCTCGGGTGTGGCGTTGGTCACTGTCGACGCGGCGGGGGAGAACACCATCGTCGTCACCCCGGGGGCGAACGCCGCGCTCACCGGCCTGACCGCCGACGAGCTGACCGCCGTCCGCGACGCCGAGGTGCTCGTCGCCCAGCTGGAGATCCCGGTGCAGACGGTGACCGAGGCGGCGCTGGCCGCCCGGGACGCGGGCACCCGGGTGGTGCTGAACGCGACCCCGGCCCGGCGGCTGCCGGCGGAGCTGCTGGCCGCCGTGGACCTGCTGGTCTGCAGCGTGCCCGAGGCGCGCGCGGTGCTCGACGGGGCGGGGCGGCCGGCCCCCGACGGGCTCCCGGCGGAGCTGCTCGCCGGGCTGCTCGGCGTCGTACCCCGGGTGGTGTTGACCCTCGGTCCGCAGGGTGCCTGGTACGCGGACCGCGAGCTGCCCGAGCCGGTGCACGTCGCGCCGGTCCGGGTGGAGGTGGTCGACTCGACGGCGGCCGGTGACGCGTTCACGGCGGCGCTGGCCGTGGCCTGGGGCGAGGGCCGCGACCTGGTCGACGCGGTCCGCTGGGCGAGCGCGGCGGCGGCCGGCTGCTCCCGGCGGATGGGCGCCTCGGTGGCGTTGCCGGAGCGGACCGAGATCGAGCAGCTCTACGCGGCCGGCTGGCCCCAACCCCCCGGTAGCCCATCGGACTTGCTAAGCCCGGGCACGATGGAGACATGA
- a CDS encoding YccF domain-containing protein has translation MIRLILNLLWLFFGGGIVLAVGYGIAALICFVLVITIPFGVASLRLAYYSLWPFGRTLVAKPGAGVGSGLANVLWVVLAGWWLALSHILAGVALCLTIIGIPFGIANFKLVPAAFWPLGREVMEVDDLRRPGTVVPA, from the coding sequence ATGATCCGGCTGATTCTCAACCTGCTCTGGCTCTTCTTCGGCGGCGGCATCGTGCTCGCGGTCGGGTACGGGATCGCCGCGCTGATCTGCTTCGTGCTGGTCATCACGATCCCGTTCGGGGTCGCCTCGCTGCGGCTGGCCTACTACTCGCTGTGGCCGTTCGGGCGGACCCTGGTCGCCAAGCCGGGGGCCGGCGTCGGGTCCGGGCTGGCGAACGTGCTCTGGGTGGTGCTTGCCGGCTGGTGGTTGGCGCTCAGCCACATCCTGGCCGGCGTCGCGCTCTGCCTGACGATCATCGGGATCCCGTTCGGGATCGCCAACTTCAAGCTGGTGCCGGCCGCGTTCTGGCCGCTCGGCCGCGAGGTGATGGAGGTCGACGACCTGCGCCGCCCGGGCACGGTCGTCCCGGCCTGA
- a CDS encoding DUF6232 family protein — MTLYYRDDAVQVTSESIRAGGHAIPVAELTYVWHARGRPSARDRSRLLGRGVLIFLLSIPPLVAVICVVSLAYAAEDRGEWVLAATILAVFVVGALALTPFLELPLGWLDRSYDRGAGVHELWVQRRGQEIMLVRTSDQLRFGQIYRAVQRAVEQQSGR, encoded by the coding sequence GTGACCCTCTATTACCGGGACGACGCGGTGCAGGTGACCTCCGAGTCGATCCGGGCGGGTGGGCACGCCATCCCGGTCGCGGAGCTGACCTACGTCTGGCACGCCCGGGGCCGCCCGTCGGCCCGGGACCGCTCCCGCCTGCTCGGGCGCGGCGTGCTCATCTTCCTGCTCTCCATCCCGCCGCTGGTCGCCGTGATCTGCGTGGTGTCGCTGGCGTACGCCGCCGAGGACCGCGGCGAGTGGGTGCTGGCGGCCACCATCCTGGCCGTCTTCGTGGTGGGCGCGCTGGCCCTCACCCCGTTCCTGGAGCTGCCGCTGGGCTGGCTGGATCGCTCCTACGACCGGGGCGCGGGGGTACACGAGCTCTGGGTACAACGGCGCGGTCAGGAGATCATGCTGGTCCGCACCTCGGACCAGCTCCGGTTCGGCCAGATCTACCGGGCGGTGCAGCGGGCGGTCGAGCAGCAGAGCGGCAGGTGA
- a CDS encoding DUF6232 family protein translates to MTGIDSPEPGVATMTIFYDDGAVRVTSESLRIGPRTYPLAEFGQVWHQRGRRSWGVLANRSVLLMAIIGPLVAAVLGIVVAVRLHTSPTVTIAIVGVSILLGLAVGPVADLLLDHVDSTYTKGSHSLEVWAQWRGAPVRLLHTRDAMRFGKIYRALQRAMETSQVPTRRH, encoded by the coding sequence TTGACTGGCATCGACTCACCCGAGCCGGGAGTGGCCACCATGACCATCTTCTACGACGACGGAGCGGTGCGGGTCACCTCCGAGAGCCTCCGGATCGGCCCGCGCACCTACCCGCTCGCGGAGTTCGGCCAGGTGTGGCACCAACGCGGCCGACGCTCCTGGGGAGTGCTCGCCAACCGGAGCGTCCTGCTGATGGCGATCATCGGCCCGCTCGTCGCCGCCGTGCTGGGGATCGTCGTGGCGGTGCGGCTGCACACCTCGCCGACCGTCACGATCGCCATCGTCGGCGTCTCGATCCTGCTCGGCCTGGCCGTCGGGCCGGTCGCCGACCTGCTGCTGGACCACGTCGACTCGACCTACACCAAGGGCTCGCACTCGCTGGAGGTCTGGGCCCAGTGGCGCGGGGCGCCGGTGCGGCTGCTGCACACCCGCGACGCGATGCGGTTCGGCAAGATCTACCGCGCCCTGCAGCGGGCCATGGAGACCTCGCAGGTCCCGACCCGGCGGCACTGA
- a CDS encoding enoyl-CoA hydratase-related protein — MDDFVRVEITDGIGTIRLERPPMNALNTQVQEELRAAAKAATDDPGVRAVIVYGGEKVFAAGADIKEMADMSYVDMATRAAELSSALGAIARIPKPVVAAITGYALGGGCELALACDWRVAAEDARLGQPEIKLGIIPGAGGTQRLARLVGPARAKDIVLSGRMVDAQEALRIGLVDRVVPAGEVYQAAVELVRPYLTGPAQALRAAKLAIDGGLEMDLASGLAWESQLFAGLFATDDRREGMAAFVDKRPPDFTGR; from the coding sequence GTGGACGACTTCGTCCGGGTGGAGATCACCGACGGCATCGGCACGATCCGGCTGGAACGCCCGCCGATGAACGCGCTCAACACCCAGGTGCAGGAGGAGTTGCGCGCCGCCGCGAAGGCGGCCACCGACGACCCCGGGGTCCGCGCGGTGATCGTGTACGGCGGGGAGAAGGTCTTCGCGGCCGGCGCGGACATCAAGGAGATGGCCGACATGTCGTACGTCGACATGGCGACCCGGGCCGCCGAGCTGTCCAGCGCACTGGGCGCGATCGCCCGGATCCCCAAGCCGGTGGTCGCCGCCATCACCGGGTACGCGCTCGGCGGCGGCTGCGAGCTGGCGCTGGCCTGTGACTGGCGGGTGGCCGCCGAGGATGCCCGGCTCGGCCAGCCGGAGATCAAGCTCGGCATCATCCCGGGCGCCGGTGGCACCCAGCGGCTGGCCCGGCTGGTCGGCCCGGCGCGGGCGAAGGACATCGTCCTCTCCGGCCGGATGGTCGACGCGCAGGAGGCGCTGCGGATCGGCCTGGTCGACCGGGTGGTGCCGGCCGGCGAGGTCTACCAGGCGGCGGTCGAGCTGGTGCGGCCGTACCTGACCGGGCCGGCCCAGGCGCTGCGGGCGGCGAAGCTGGCGATCGACGGCGGCCTGGAGATGGATCTGGCCTCCGGGCTGGCCTGGGAGAGTCAGCTCTTCGCCGGGTTGTTCGCCACCGACGACCGCCGGGAGGGGATGGCCGCGTTCGTCGACAAGCGCCCGCCGGACTTCACCGGGCGTTAG
- a CDS encoding acetolactate synthase — protein sequence MAEQVEGHGGELALAALRAYGVREMFTLSGGHVFPLYDAAHRGGFPIYDVRHEQSAVFAAEAVAKLQRRPGLAVLTAGPGVTNGISGLTSAFFNASPVLVMGGRAPAFRWGAGSLQEIDHVPLVAPVTKRAATVLGTEEVPRAVSEALTAALTPHRGPVFLDLPLEVIFSVASATVPDAPVVAALEPDHEEVRKAAQLIAGAHRPVIIAGSDVYAGDAVGALREAAEALRVPVFTNGMGRGALPPEHPLAFAKSRRTAVKGADVIVVVGTPLDFRLSFGDFGDAQVVHIVDAPSQRARHVEPAVAPAGDLRLILSALADHSGDREDHESWIADLRTAEDAARARDAEEMAADTDPIRPARVYGELRRVLAADAVTIGDGGDFVSYAGRYLEPAMPGTWLDPGPYGCLGTGMGYAMGARVSYPDRQICVLMGDGAAGFSLMDVESLVRQQLPVVIVVGNNGIWGLEKHPMQAMYGYDVAADLQPGLRYDDVVTALGGAGETVSKAADLRPALDRAFDAGVPYLVNVLTDPADAYPRSSNLA from the coding sequence ATGGCGGAGCAGGTCGAGGGGCACGGCGGCGAGCTGGCGCTGGCCGCGCTGCGGGCGTACGGCGTACGGGAGATGTTCACCCTCTCCGGCGGCCACGTCTTCCCGCTCTACGACGCCGCGCACCGCGGCGGCTTCCCGATCTACGACGTGCGGCACGAGCAGTCGGCCGTCTTCGCCGCCGAGGCGGTGGCGAAGCTGCAGCGCCGGCCCGGCCTGGCCGTGTTGACCGCCGGACCCGGCGTCACCAACGGCATCTCCGGGCTGACCAGCGCCTTCTTCAACGCGTCGCCGGTGCTGGTGATGGGCGGCCGGGCGCCGGCCTTCCGGTGGGGGGCGGGCAGCCTGCAGGAGATCGACCACGTGCCGCTGGTGGCGCCGGTGACCAAGCGGGCGGCGACCGTGCTGGGCACCGAGGAGGTGCCGCGCGCGGTGTCGGAGGCGCTCACCGCCGCGCTCACCCCGCACCGGGGGCCGGTCTTCCTGGACCTGCCGCTGGAGGTCATCTTCTCGGTGGCCTCGGCCACCGTGCCGGACGCGCCGGTCGTGGCCGCGCTGGAACCGGATCACGAGGAGGTGCGCAAGGCGGCCCAGTTGATCGCCGGCGCGCACCGGCCGGTCATCATTGCCGGCTCCGACGTCTACGCCGGGGACGCGGTCGGCGCCCTGCGGGAGGCGGCCGAGGCGCTGCGGGTGCCGGTCTTCACCAACGGGATGGGTCGGGGTGCCCTGCCGCCGGAGCACCCGCTGGCGTTCGCCAAGTCCCGCCGGACGGCGGTCAAGGGCGCCGACGTGATCGTGGTGGTCGGTACGCCGCTGGACTTCCGGTTGAGCTTCGGCGACTTCGGCGACGCCCAGGTGGTGCACATCGTGGACGCGCCGAGCCAGCGGGCCCGGCACGTCGAGCCGGCCGTGGCGCCCGCCGGTGACCTGCGGCTGATCCTGTCGGCCCTGGCCGACCACTCCGGTGACCGGGAGGACCACGAGTCGTGGATCGCCGACCTGCGTACGGCCGAGGACGCCGCGCGGGCCCGCGACGCGGAGGAGATGGCGGCCGACACCGACCCGATCCGCCCGGCCCGGGTCTACGGCGAGCTGCGCCGGGTGCTGGCGGCCGACGCGGTGACCATCGGCGACGGCGGCGACTTCGTCTCGTACGCCGGTCGCTACCTGGAGCCGGCGATGCCCGGCACCTGGCTGGACCCCGGTCCGTACGGCTGCCTCGGCACCGGGATGGGGTACGCGATGGGCGCCCGGGTCAGCTACCCGGACCGGCAGATCTGCGTGCTGATGGGCGATGGCGCGGCGGGCTTCTCGCTGATGGACGTCGAGTCGCTGGTGCGGCAGCAGCTGCCGGTGGTGATCGTGGTCGGCAACAACGGCATCTGGGGCCTGGAGAAGCACCCGATGCAGGCGATGTACGGCTATGACGTGGCCGCCGACCTGCAGCCGGGGCTGCGCTACGACGACGTGGTGACCGCGCTCGGCGGGGCCGGCGAGACGGTCTCGAAGGCGGCGGACCTGCGGCCGGCGCTGGACCGGGCCTTCGACGCGGGGGTGCCGTACCTGGTCAACGTGCTCACCGACCCGGCGGACGCCTATCCGCGCTCGTCGAACCTGGCCTGA
- a CDS encoding DUF202 domain-containing protein has translation MTGPDPAGRDPGLQPERTRLAWRRTALAISVVAVLAARLALRQGVPGVLAALVGLAGWAAAMALLRPWSPTRPATAIPVSALVAAGYAGLGIVIVYASLG, from the coding sequence GTGACCGGCCCGGACCCGGCCGGCCGTGACCCCGGGTTGCAGCCCGAGCGGACCCGGTTGGCCTGGCGGCGGACCGCCCTGGCGATAAGCGTGGTCGCCGTACTGGCCGCCCGGCTGGCCCTGCGGCAGGGCGTACCCGGGGTGCTGGCCGCGCTGGTGGGGCTGGCCGGCTGGGCCGCGGCGATGGCGCTGCTGCGGCCCTGGTCCCCGACCCGGCCGGCGACCGCGATACCGGTGTCGGCGCTGGTGGCGGCCGGCTACGCCGGGCTCGGCATCGTGATCGTCTACGCCTCGTTGGGCTGA